The following nucleotide sequence is from Pedobacter sp. PACM 27299.
ATACCATTTGTATTCATGGGGATGGGAAATCTGCGCTTACTTTTGCAGAGCAGCTCTGTAAAGAGTTTCACAAAGAAGGACTGCTCGTTAATACTGTTCCCCAATGAAAGTGATCAAAAACAGAAGTGTCCTGATTGGGGCTGCATTTCTGATGGCTACCTCTGCGGTTGGTCCGGGATTTTTAACACAAACCACCTTTTTTACCCAGTCGCTTGGCGCAAGCTTTGGTTTTGTGATCCTGGTTTCCATTATTATAGATATAGGCGTGCAGCTCAATATATGGCGCGTAATTGCAGTATCTGAAAAAAGAGCACAGGATATTGCGAATATGCTTTTGCCTGGATTAGGTGGCTTCATCTCTTTTTTAATTGTTCTAGGTGGATTGGCCTTTAACATTGGAAATATAGCAGGTGCAGGTCTCGGATTACAAGCCTTACTGGGGATTTCTGTCATTAACGGGGCGATCTTTTCGGCTGCCTTAGCCATCGCAATTTTTATGGTTCGGGAAGCTGGAAAGGCAATGGATCGCTTTGCACAATTGATGGGTTTTATAATGATCATTGTGATCATCTACATCGCAATTACATCCGCTCCTCCAATAGGAGAGGCGGCAATCAGAACGGTTTTACCTTTAAAGATAGACTTTGTAAGTATTGTCACACTGGTTGGTGGAACGGTAGGCGGCTATATTACTTTTGCTGGCGGTCATCGTTTACTAGATGCCGGAGTGAAAGGAAAAGAAGCTTTACCTGCGGTAAATACGAGCGCAGTAATGGGGATTTCTGTGGCTTCGTTAGTGCGCGTATTCCTGTTTTTGGCTTCTTTAGGGGTGATTAGCCAGGGACTGACAATTGATGCGACGAATCCTACCGCCTCTGTATTTCAGCTGGCAGCGGGAAATCTGGGCTACCGGTTATTCGGATTGGTGATGTTTTCAGCTGCGGTAACCTCCGTAATCGGCTCTGCTTATACTTCGGTTTCTTTTATCAAATCTTTTAGTTCTAAAATCAGAGACCATGAACGGATCGTGATCATTGCTTTCATTCTTGTATCTACCTTGATCTTTGTATTGATTGGTAAGCCGGTCAAATTGTTGATTCTGGCAGGGGTACTGAATGGGTTTATCTTGCCGGTTACGCTCGCAACCATCCTTTTCGCAGCCTATAAAAAGAAGATTGTCGGAGATTATAAGCATCCTTTATGGCTCAGCATTTTTGGAGCTTTAGTGGTGCTGATTGTCGGATTTATGAGCATAAAAGTACTTTATGATATGATTTTTGGATAAGGCTGGCGGCTTAGTTAGAAGCCGCCGCCTGCAATGCCCTTTGTATAAAGCTTTGCTGTTTTAATTTTTCCTCCGCCTCAGTGATGGCCTTCAGCAGGTTGTTCTCCGTGTCGGTCACCTCAGATAAAATACGGGTCATGAGCTGCCATACCGGCTGCATTTTAGCAATCAGTTCTTCTCCTTTTGCCGTCAGCTGCACCAGCCGTTTCCGCTCATCTTTTTTGTCTTTTTTAGAACGGATCAGCTTTTGTTTTTCCAGTTCTTTCAGCAAGCTGATGGTGGAAGGATGGGTATAACCGATTTCCGTAGCCAGTTCTACAACGCCCAATGGCTGTTTGTGATGAAGCGTATAAATCACCGGAAACCATTTCGGTTCGAAATCAATTTCATAGGTTTTGTAGAGTAGGGCACCGTCTTTCCGGAGCTGCTCACTCAAGCGCTGTAAACGTGTAGAAAGGGCCAGGATACCAAGTTCGTCTATGACGTTCATTAGGATAGTTCTAATTGGTAAAATACGGAATCTCCACCCATCAAAGGGAATTGTACGGGCAGGGCCGATTTTTCCATTTTCAGAAAGCCATTTCTCTCATAAAAACGAAGGGCTGCTTCCAGTACTGGAACTGTTCCAAGATAAAGATGATCAATTCCATGGCTTTTGCAATGTGTGATCAGGTTTTCCAATAAACGCTGTGCAATACCAAGCTCTTTTCCTCGGTATTCTTTTTTTACAAACATTTTTCTGATGGCTGCTTCATGATCGTTGAATTTAATCATGGCAATGGTGCCTACCAATTTTCCGTCAATTGTTGCGCCCCAAAAGGAACCACCTTTTTGATAGTAAACTTCTTCTATCGCTAATAAATCCGGTTGATCGCTTAAAGTAATGGCTACCTTAAATTCGATTTGCTGGATGGGTAATATCAGGTCAATGATGGCTGCTGCGGATTCGTTTTTTATTTGTGAGATATGTACTTCCATTACTTTTTTTTATGGTACGGTACAAAACTACGTAGTTGACTACGTATATCCAAATCGTTTATTATATTTTTAATATATTTGTGTCCTTGTCAAAATTATATGTCCTGTTTCGGTTATTGCAATGATTGTGGGGAAATTCACGAATTGCCCTCAGTACTTGCTATCCCTCATTGCCATGAACTTATGGCGCAGCTTTCTATGTATAAAAGAATAGATTTTGATGTTCCTTTAGCATTGGCAGATCCAAGATTGTCTACTGATATTTTATACTCGAAAATGAGGGGACGCATGTTTGGGATCCTGGTTTGCGAGGACGCAGCAGGAAATGAAGTCATCCTTCGTGCCTTTTCTTCCAGACACAATGGGGTATGGAA
It contains:
- a CDS encoding NRAMP family divalent metal transporter, whose protein sequence is MKVIKNRSVLIGAAFLMATSAVGPGFLTQTTFFTQSLGASFGFVILVSIIIDIGVQLNIWRVIAVSEKRAQDIANMLLPGLGGFISFLIVLGGLAFNIGNIAGAGLGLQALLGISVINGAIFSAALAIAIFMVREAGKAMDRFAQLMGFIMIIVIIYIAITSAPPIGEAAIRTVLPLKIDFVSIVTLVGGTVGGYITFAGGHRLLDAGVKGKEALPAVNTSAVMGISVASLVRVFLFLASLGVISQGLTIDATNPTASVFQLAAGNLGYRLFGLVMFSAAVTSVIGSAYTSVSFIKSFSSKIRDHERIVIIAFILVSTLIFVLIGKPVKLLILAGVLNGFILPVTLATILFAAYKKKIVGDYKHPLWLSIFGALVVLIVGFMSIKVLYDMIFG
- a CDS encoding MarR family winged helix-turn-helix transcriptional regulator, with translation MNVIDELGILALSTRLQRLSEQLRKDGALLYKTYEIDFEPKWFPVIYTLHHKQPLGVVELATEIGYTHPSTISLLKELEKQKLIRSKKDKKDERKRLVQLTAKGEELIAKMQPVWQLMTRILSEVTDTENNLLKAITEAEEKLKQQSFIQRALQAAASN
- a CDS encoding GNAT family N-acetyltransferase encodes the protein MEVHISQIKNESAAAIIDLILPIQQIEFKVAITLSDQPDLLAIEEVYYQKGGSFWGATIDGKLVGTIAMIKFNDHEAAIRKMFVKKEYRGKELGIAQRLLENLITHCKSHGIDHLYLGTVPVLEAALRFYERNGFLKMEKSALPVQFPLMGGDSVFYQLELS